In Fimbriimonadia bacterium, the following are encoded in one genomic region:
- a CDS encoding protein-glutamate O-methyltransferase CheR, which produces MLDNGMRWERFKRKVWEHAGVDLTQYRASQMDRRLASMAERVGVEGPEQFWHWLTAEDGRMQAFIDRLSINVSELLRNPEKWDELQRAVLPILLNDRSCLKAWSAGCSYGAEAYSLAMQLQESAPLGWHTILGTDIDQEALDRARDPEFSEADMRFVSEARREAFFEKRGEGYVPKPILKRRVEFRRHDLLQDPYGTDYDLILCRNVAIYLNDAAKQRLYRGFVEALRPGGVLFLGSTERISRCRDLGLETYMPFVYRKPKRGEDRWLRAS; this is translated from the coding sequence GTGCTTGACAATGGGATGCGGTGGGAACGCTTCAAGCGAAAGGTCTGGGAGCACGCTGGTGTGGACCTCACTCAGTACCGGGCGTCGCAGATGGACCGCAGGCTGGCTTCGATGGCCGAGCGTGTGGGGGTCGAAGGGCCTGAGCAGTTCTGGCATTGGCTGACTGCCGAGGATGGCCGCATGCAAGCGTTCATTGACCGCCTATCGATCAACGTGTCCGAGCTGTTGCGGAACCCGGAGAAGTGGGACGAGCTCCAGCGAGCGGTCCTGCCAATCTTGCTCAACGACCGCTCTTGCTTGAAGGCTTGGAGCGCGGGCTGCTCATACGGGGCAGAGGCCTACAGCCTAGCCATGCAGCTTCAGGAGAGCGCGCCGTTGGGTTGGCATACCATCTTGGGCACAGACATAGACCAGGAGGCTCTAGACCGTGCTCGCGACCCGGAGTTCAGCGAGGCAGACATGCGGTTTGTCTCAGAGGCGCGGCGAGAGGCGTTTTTCGAGAAGCGGGGCGAAGGTTATGTCCCGAAACCCATCCTAAAACGCCGGGTCGAGTTCCGACGGCATGACCTTCTGCAGGACCCGTATGGAACCGACTACGACCTGATCCTGTGCCGGAACGTAGCGATCTACCTGAACGATGCAGCAAAGCAGCGACTCTACCGAGGATTCGTAGAGGCACTGCGTCCCGGCGGCGTGTTGTTCCTAGGTTCGACGGAGCGCATCTCGCGATGCCGTGACTTGGGGCTCGAGACCTATATGCCGTTCGTGTACCGAAAACCGAAGCGAGGCGAAGACAGATGGCTACGCGCATCCTGA
- a CDS encoding chemotaxis protein CheX, with protein sequence MKVDHINPFIAAAVSVLRTVLRVEPERGSVSARPCMFTTKQCNVLTGIAGAVEGQVIYGMSLITADRIATQMLGRPVVTFDQMAASAVAELGNMITGNAATLLAEAGVRTTITPPTILRGTNVRVSTLDIPALAIPLTLGELGEFELTVSLREYEP encoded by the coding sequence ATGAAGGTAGACCACATCAACCCGTTCATAGCCGCCGCGGTCTCGGTTCTCCGGACCGTGCTGCGCGTGGAGCCGGAGCGAGGTTCGGTTTCTGCACGCCCTTGCATGTTCACGACCAAGCAATGCAACGTGCTTACCGGTATAGCAGGTGCCGTCGAGGGCCAGGTGATCTACGGGATGTCCCTCATCACCGCGGACCGCATCGCCACTCAGATGCTTGGCCGACCAGTGGTGACCTTCGACCAAATGGCGGCGAGCGCGGTGGCCGAACTGGGCAACATGATCACGGGAAACGCCGCCACCCTGCTTGCGGAAGCAGGCGTCCGGACAACGATCACTCCGCCCACCATCCTGCGTGGCACCAACGTGCGGGTGTCCACTCTGGATATCCCAGCCCTCGCCATCCCACTCACGCTGGGTGAGCTAGGCGAGTTCGAGTTGACGGTGAGCCTTCGGGAGTATGAGCCGTGA
- a CDS encoding FAD:protein FMN transferase, which translates to MDLSFRSNKMGCDFHLVLGGAEEQAMIDASVEAWEMLDRLDAMLSHYKPKSEVSDLNARAGHMPVLVSPELLDLILYARDMWILTDGALDITVGPLSKAWGFFSGDLGEPPPGTIEAARAASGFQRVSIDAEQRLVGFDRSGVEINFAALGKGYALDRMAELLRSRLIPSAFASAGGSSAYGYGRTEGWGVRLNDPEDERRELTRLHLRDEGLSTSGPSQQSIVVGGVRRSHLIDPRTAEPSTSPITATVVAPTALEAEALSTAVAVSVAPASVPDWLPRYLERAKDVQVFLAWREPGRTLLVQLSTDRQGALARTEKEFPI; encoded by the coding sequence ATGGATCTCTCCTTCCGCAGCAACAAAATGGGCTGTGATTTCCACCTCGTGCTCGGCGGGGCGGAGGAGCAGGCGATGATTGACGCCTCGGTGGAGGCGTGGGAGATGCTCGACCGGCTCGACGCTATGCTCAGCCACTACAAGCCCAAGAGCGAGGTGAGCGACCTCAACGCGCGGGCGGGGCACATGCCCGTCCTCGTCAGCCCTGAGTTGCTAGACCTTATCTTGTACGCACGCGACATGTGGATACTGACCGACGGGGCACTCGACATCACGGTGGGGCCGCTGTCGAAGGCATGGGGGTTTTTCTCAGGCGACCTGGGGGAGCCGCCACCCGGGACCATCGAGGCTGCGCGCGCGGCAAGTGGGTTTCAGCGGGTCAGCATAGATGCCGAGCAGCGCCTGGTGGGCTTTGACCGGTCCGGCGTGGAGATCAACTTCGCCGCGCTGGGGAAGGGCTACGCGCTCGACCGCATGGCCGAGCTGCTGCGTTCGCGCCTCATCCCATCCGCTTTCGCCTCGGCGGGGGGCAGCAGTGCGTACGGCTACGGTCGGACCGAGGGGTGGGGTGTAAGGCTCAATGATCCGGAGGATGAACGGCGGGAACTCACTCGTCTTCATCTACGGGACGAAGGTCTCTCAACGAGCGGGCCTTCCCAACAGAGTATCGTTGTTGGCGGCGTGAGGCGGTCCCACCTGATTGACCCGAGAACAGCGGAGCCGAGTACTTCGCCCATCACGGCGACCGTAGTCGCTCCGACCGCCCTCGAAGCCGAGGCTCTGTCCACGGCGGTCGCGGTGTCGGTCGCCCCCGCAAGTGTGCCGGATTGGCTGCCCCGCTACTTGGAGCGAGCCAAAGACGTGCAGGTTTTTCTGGCTTGGCGGGAGCCTGGGCGCACACTCCTGGTACAACTTAGCACAGACAGACAGGGAGCCCTGGCCCGGACGGAGAAAGAGTTCCCGATTTAG
- a CDS encoding alpha/beta fold hydrolase → MMMGLMIAAGMALLPKPTVVMIHGAGGGGWEYDLWKPVFEKAGWNVTAPDLLPNEKGLAETTLDDYVAQVIELCRKHERVVLVGASMGGMIALKAAEKILPAAVVLVNSSAPKGIPGREKPARGVPDIIRWAGGPIEDTRAAMPDSDEATIQKAWKLWRDESGKVIRELRDGVDVAKPTCPVLVVIGREDDTIPPEVSRRVAEAMGADVHEYAGMSHVGPLLSKRAAEVAAAVAAWLDARLPPTRGHPNHSP, encoded by the coding sequence ATGATGATGGGGTTGATGATTGCTGCTGGGATGGCACTCCTACCCAAGCCTACCGTGGTCATGATCCACGGTGCAGGTGGTGGGGGATGGGAGTACGACCTTTGGAAGCCGGTCTTCGAAAAGGCCGGGTGGAACGTAACCGCGCCCGACCTACTACCCAACGAGAAGGGGCTTGCCGAGACCACGCTGGATGACTACGTGGCTCAGGTGATCGAGCTGTGCCGCAAGCACGAGCGTGTGGTGCTAGTTGGTGCGAGCATGGGCGGCATGATCGCACTCAAAGCTGCCGAGAAGATACTGCCCGCTGCCGTGGTGCTGGTGAACAGCTCGGCCCCGAAGGGCATACCCGGCAGGGAGAAGCCTGCACGAGGAGTTCCCGATATCATACGCTGGGCCGGCGGCCCCATCGAGGACACACGTGCCGCCATGCCCGACAGCGACGAGGCTACCATTCAGAAGGCATGGAAACTGTGGCGCGACGAATCTGGCAAGGTGATACGTGAGCTACGAGATGGAGTAGATGTGGCAAAGCCCACATGCCCCGTGTTAGTGGTGATCGGTCGCGAGGACGATACGATACCGCCGGAAGTGAGTCGTCGGGTTGCCGAAGCGATGGGCGCGGACGTTCACGAGTACGCTGGGATGAGCCACGTGGGTCCGCTCCTGAGCAAACGCGCGGCCGAGGTGGCCGCTGCCGTCGCCGCCTGGTTGGATGCCCGCCTCCCACCCACACGGGGGCACCCCAACCACTCACCCTAA
- a CDS encoding XdhC family protein, which yields MTTLEWAEKLLAEGLEFCLGVVVAKSGSAPQQPGAKGLFLADGRVIGTLGGGCLEAECRRLALDAMRSGKHVYREFSMDDDFGWDDGLICGGRVQVLLLPRPETFASALRAANQARAEGKVGVLVYELTGTRGGSVEWDPTTASDSGRRALHARREVLADEGGRRVFVEPVVPPDRLIVFGAGHIGAMICEWAAKCDFQVTVVDDRPTFAHRERLPSAHDIVVELPEVAASSLPIDEHTYLCIVTRGHRNDASVLRAVIHSPAAYIGMIGSRRKVAVMRREFVAQGVCSEDIFDRVRSPMGLPIGAETVTEIAISILAELLQTRASLRGPLLARCGPKPLSTAT from the coding sequence ATGACCACGCTGGAGTGGGCCGAGAAACTGCTCGCGGAGGGCCTGGAGTTCTGCCTAGGCGTGGTAGTGGCCAAATCCGGTTCGGCGCCGCAGCAGCCGGGGGCGAAGGGACTGTTCCTGGCCGACGGAAGGGTGATAGGTACGCTGGGCGGCGGGTGCTTGGAGGCCGAGTGTCGGCGACTGGCTCTCGACGCGATGCGGAGCGGGAAGCATGTGTACCGCGAGTTCTCTATGGACGACGACTTCGGCTGGGACGATGGGTTGATATGTGGTGGCAGGGTACAGGTTCTCTTGCTACCTCGACCTGAGACCTTCGCGAGTGCCCTGCGTGCTGCCAATCAGGCACGTGCCGAGGGCAAAGTCGGCGTGTTAGTCTACGAGCTGACAGGAACGCGAGGTGGTAGCGTGGAATGGGACCCTACGACTGCCAGTGATTCGGGACGCCGTGCACTGCATGCTCGCAGAGAAGTGTTGGCGGACGAGGGAGGAAGGCGGGTGTTCGTGGAACCCGTCGTGCCTCCTGACCGGCTAATCGTCTTTGGCGCAGGACACATCGGAGCCATGATCTGTGAATGGGCGGCGAAGTGCGACTTTCAGGTTACCGTGGTGGATGATCGGCCCACGTTTGCCCATCGCGAGCGACTGCCTTCTGCGCACGATATTGTCGTGGAGCTTCCCGAAGTGGCTGCGAGCAGTCTGCCAATAGATGAACACACCTACCTGTGCATCGTCACACGTGGTCATAGGAACGATGCGTCCGTGCTACGCGCGGTGATACACTCTCCTGCGGCTTACATCGGCATGATAGGTAGCCGGCGCAAGGTTGCGGTGATGCGCCGGGAATTCGTTGCGCAAGGCGTGTGCAGCGAAGACATTTTCGACCGGGTTCGTTCGCCGATGGGATTGCCCATCGGGGCAGAGACGGTGACTGAGATTGCGATCTCGATCCTGGCCGAGCTTCTTCAGACTCGCGCCTCGCTCCGCGGTCCGCTTCTGGCCCGCTGCGGGCCGAAGCCGCTGAGCACCGCCACCTAG
- a CDS encoding Gfo/Idh/MocA family oxidoreductase, translating into MSDELNRREFLEKSTRAALAAGVGLAGLRLGATETEASVMTKRVGPNDKVVVGVIGTGGMGRADMRFFMQNSDVQIGALCDVYKPSLAEAVKMTGPDVPTYSDFRRVLDRKDIDAVIVATPDHWHCMIGVMACMAGKDVYCEKPLSIDVAQGRDFVKAARKYRRVVQTGTQQRSGTHFQNAVLAVQRGAIGKVSSAQVWIVGNLTPNGIGNPPDEPAPADLDWEMWQGPAKRHPYNKNRCIYNFRWFWDYSGGKMTDWGTHLIDIIHWATGADYPLAVSASGGKYVLTDNRETPDTMVAVFDYPGFTLTWTQQDANGYGRDGHGYGMQLHGTEGTIFIDRGGWAIIPEGKRIEAAQYGGSPQNEPHVRDFLDCIKSRNKPRSDVEICHRSTSACHLANISLWTKRKIVWDGAKEEIVGDKDAAKHLRRPTTRPWTMPKL; encoded by the coding sequence ATGAGCGATGAACTGAACCGAAGAGAGTTTCTGGAGAAGAGCACTCGAGCTGCCCTAGCCGCCGGGGTGGGGCTGGCCGGTCTTAGACTCGGTGCAACCGAGACCGAAGCCTCGGTGATGACGAAGCGCGTAGGGCCGAACGACAAGGTGGTAGTAGGCGTGATCGGCACCGGGGGCATGGGCCGGGCGGACATGCGATTCTTCATGCAGAACTCGGACGTGCAGATCGGTGCGTTGTGCGACGTGTACAAGCCAAGTCTAGCCGAAGCAGTGAAGATGACAGGGCCAGACGTGCCCACTTACAGCGACTTCCGCCGGGTGCTGGATCGGAAGGACATTGACGCGGTTATCGTGGCGACACCCGATCACTGGCACTGCATGATCGGAGTGATGGCATGCATGGCTGGCAAAGACGTGTATTGCGAGAAGCCCCTTTCGATTGATGTCGCTCAAGGCCGGGATTTCGTGAAGGCCGCCCGCAAGTATAGACGAGTGGTGCAGACCGGCACACAGCAGCGAAGCGGAACGCACTTCCAGAATGCGGTGCTAGCCGTGCAACGGGGAGCCATCGGCAAGGTGAGCTCCGCACAGGTGTGGATCGTCGGCAACCTAACACCCAACGGCATCGGCAACCCACCCGACGAGCCCGCTCCGGCGGATCTCGATTGGGAGATGTGGCAGGGACCAGCCAAGCGGCATCCATACAACAAGAACCGCTGCATCTACAACTTCCGATGGTTCTGGGACTACTCGGGCGGCAAGATGACCGACTGGGGCACCCACCTGATCGACATCATCCACTGGGCGACCGGGGCGGACTACCCACTGGCAGTTAGCGCGAGTGGCGGCAAGTATGTGCTGACGGACAATCGCGAGACCCCAGACACGATGGTAGCCGTCTTTGACTACCCCGGCTTTACGCTGACATGGACGCAGCAGGATGCTAACGGTTACGGCCGCGATGGGCATGGCTACGGCATGCAGTTGCACGGTACCGAGGGGACCATCTTTATAGACCGTGGTGGATGGGCGATCATCCCCGAAGGCAAGCGAATCGAGGCCGCACAGTACGGGGGCTCCCCGCAAAACGAACCCCACGTGCGCGACTTTCTGGACTGCATCAAGTCGCGGAACAAGCCTCGTAGTGACGTCGAGATCTGCCATCGGTCAACGAGTGCGTGCCACCTGGCGAACATCTCGCTCTGGACGAAGCGCAAGATCGTTTGGGACGGTGCGAAGGAAGAGATCGTCGGAGACAAAGATGCTGCCAAGCACCTCCGCCGCCCGACTACCCGACCTTGGACGATGCCGAAGCTGTAG
- a CDS encoding Gfo/Idh/MocA family oxidoreductase — translation MNSSFTRREFLAISAASLGTMSFAHLKLQKEPEPIVAGFIGTGAQGQMLLGKCLRVPGVRFAGICDIYEPHLNKALQVCGGTAKGYKDYREMLDDKSIQAVLIATPLYLHAPMAIAALEAGKHVFCEKTMARRPEQAKAMARAVDRTRKWLQIGHQRRASELYQHAYDMVAKKKVLGTVTQIRARWHRNGSWRRNVPPEYERLLNWRLYDEYSGGLMAELGSHQIHLVNWFTDSNPIAVTGFGGIDYWKDGREVFDNVSVVYEYPNGLKVVYTSITTNQFDGYGEHFMGDKGTLEITVDKGLLFKEPAAEAPAWASLAQKEQVEGKEAIVLDASATKKRVEGEKHGESSLQKSTVDDYQSELNDFFLKTVLRNERPLCDHVEGLRTCVAILGANTAMEKRQRVDFSPADFQYDTLAHVPGTQQVAAAGPRERMSPR, via the coding sequence ATGAACAGCTCATTCACTCGTCGTGAATTCCTCGCGATCTCCGCAGCGTCGCTGGGCACCATGAGCTTCGCCCACCTGAAGTTGCAGAAGGAACCCGAACCCATTGTCGCTGGCTTTATCGGTACGGGAGCGCAAGGCCAAATGCTGCTCGGAAAGTGTCTTCGCGTGCCTGGTGTGCGGTTTGCGGGCATCTGCGACATCTATGAGCCGCACCTGAACAAGGCGCTGCAGGTGTGCGGTGGCACAGCCAAAGGCTACAAGGATTATCGCGAGATGCTGGACGACAAGTCCATCCAGGCGGTGCTCATCGCGACACCCCTGTATCTTCACGCCCCGATGGCCATTGCGGCACTGGAAGCGGGCAAGCACGTTTTCTGCGAGAAGACGATGGCACGCCGACCTGAACAGGCCAAAGCCATGGCCAGAGCGGTGGACCGAACGCGCAAGTGGCTTCAGATCGGCCACCAGCGCCGCGCAAGCGAGCTGTATCAGCATGCCTACGACATGGTGGCGAAGAAGAAGGTGCTTGGCACCGTCACGCAGATCCGCGCAAGATGGCATCGGAACGGTAGCTGGCGCCGCAACGTGCCACCCGAGTACGAGCGGCTGCTCAACTGGCGCCTCTATGACGAGTACTCCGGCGGATTGATGGCGGAGCTCGGTTCGCATCAGATCCACCTGGTCAACTGGTTTACCGATAGCAATCCGATTGCTGTGACAGGCTTCGGCGGCATAGACTATTGGAAAGACGGACGCGAGGTGTTCGACAACGTTTCTGTGGTGTACGAGTACCCGAACGGCCTGAAAGTAGTGTACACCAGCATCACGACGAACCAGTTCGACGGATACGGCGAGCACTTCATGGGTGACAAGGGCACCCTGGAAATCACAGTGGACAAGGGGCTGCTGTTCAAGGAGCCCGCAGCGGAGGCTCCCGCGTGGGCGAGCCTCGCACAAAAGGAACAGGTAGAAGGCAAGGAGGCCATCGTGCTGGACGCATCGGCCACCAAGAAGCGCGTGGAGGGCGAGAAGCACGGTGAGAGCAGCCTTCAGAAGTCCACCGTTGACGACTATCAGTCCGAGCTAAATGACTTCTTCCTGAAGACCGTTCTGCGAAACGAGCGCCCCCTTTGCGACCACGTCGAGGGGTTGCGTACCTGCGTTGCCATCCTGGGAGCAAACACAGCGATGGAGAAGCGGCAGCGAGTGGACTTCAGCCCCGCCGACTTCCAGTACGACACACTGGCACATGTACCCGGCACGCAGCAGGTAGCCGCGGCCGGTCCAAGGGAAAGGATGTCACCAAGATGA
- a CDS encoding bifunctional homocysteine S-methyltransferase/methylenetetrahydrofolate reductase, which produces MQPLLERLKGPVLLADGAMGTVLQDMGLHPPFDMACLTHPDWVVEVHRKYLEAGAELIETITYSSNRVKLQPFDLEDRVGELNRQAVRLARAAAGRDAYVLAGVGPVGRPLAPVGSIPDDVAEAAFREQIEALLEEDPDGLLLETFYDMHEFRIAVRVARELTDKPLVASKTFIEDGDTLAAGLPERVAAQIASWGVDVVGANCTIGPQRMLDVVRQMAGATDLPICVMPTPGLPQLVRGRIMYDTTPEYFATYCARLAEAGASIVGGCCGVTPEHIRAVGALVKGRLPGRRPGVALAREREEAKPLPKAERSQFGRDLGKRFLVAVELDLPRGLDMSKVLHGARALKEKGADVIDISDGARARLRMNPVAVSRLIQEQCGIEVMMHFSCRDRNLLAIQADLLGAHALGIRNILAVTGDPAQIGDYPTATSVFDLDAIGLVRVLRRMNEGVDMAGNSIGVLTNFTIAVAFDPLARDMALEEDRLHRKADAGAHAAYTQPLFDVVAAERAVETCTRAGLPVLIGVLPLRSSRHAEFMHNEVPGIHIPEWIRKQLEDADEAEAGEIGIALARDFVAQVQGMAQGVYLMPPFGNYTVAAAVMEALGLR; this is translated from the coding sequence GTGCAACCTCTGCTAGAACGCCTGAAGGGCCCAGTGCTGCTCGCGGACGGGGCAATGGGCACCGTGCTCCAAGATATGGGCCTGCACCCGCCCTTCGACATGGCCTGCCTCACGCACCCGGACTGGGTGGTGGAGGTGCACCGGAAGTACCTGGAAGCCGGCGCGGAACTGATCGAGACCATCACCTACAGCTCCAACCGAGTGAAGCTGCAGCCCTTCGATCTCGAAGACCGCGTAGGTGAACTGAACAGGCAAGCGGTGCGACTGGCTCGGGCAGCAGCTGGACGAGACGCGTACGTGCTGGCGGGGGTCGGCCCGGTCGGCAGACCGCTCGCTCCCGTCGGCTCGATTCCGGATGACGTGGCCGAAGCAGCTTTTCGCGAGCAGATCGAGGCGCTGCTGGAAGAGGACCCCGACGGCCTGCTGCTCGAGACTTTCTATGACATGCACGAGTTCCGGATCGCCGTGCGCGTCGCGCGCGAACTGACGGACAAGCCGCTTGTCGCCAGCAAGACGTTCATCGAGGATGGGGACACTCTGGCGGCCGGGCTGCCGGAGCGGGTCGCAGCACAGATCGCCTCGTGGGGCGTGGACGTGGTTGGTGCCAACTGTACGATCGGGCCGCAGCGAATGCTGGACGTCGTGCGGCAGATGGCTGGAGCCACGGACCTGCCCATCTGCGTGATGCCGACACCAGGCCTACCACAGCTCGTGCGTGGACGCATTATGTACGACACCACGCCCGAGTACTTCGCCACATACTGCGCCCGCCTGGCAGAGGCGGGGGCGAGCATCGTGGGCGGGTGCTGCGGCGTGACTCCGGAACACATCCGCGCGGTCGGCGCGCTGGTGAAAGGGCGACTGCCGGGCCGCCGACCGGGTGTGGCTTTGGCGCGGGAACGCGAGGAAGCGAAGCCCCTGCCCAAGGCGGAGAGATCGCAGTTCGGACGAGACCTGGGCAAACGGTTTTTGGTGGCGGTGGAGCTGGACCTGCCACGCGGCCTGGATATGAGCAAGGTGCTGCACGGCGCCCGCGCTCTGAAGGAAAAGGGCGCCGACGTGATTGATATCTCGGACGGCGCGCGGGCGCGGCTGCGCATGAACCCGGTTGCCGTGTCCCGCCTGATCCAGGAGCAATGCGGTATCGAGGTGATGATGCACTTCTCGTGCCGTGACAGAAACCTGCTCGCCATTCAGGCTGACCTTCTCGGCGCGCACGCGCTCGGCATTCGAAACATCCTGGCGGTAACGGGGGACCCCGCGCAGATAGGCGATTACCCGACGGCTACAAGCGTATTCGATCTGGACGCCATCGGCCTGGTGCGCGTGTTGCGACGTATGAACGAAGGGGTGGACATGGCCGGCAACAGCATCGGCGTGCTGACCAACTTTACCATCGCTGTCGCCTTCGATCCCCTGGCGCGCGACATGGCTTTGGAGGAAGACCGGCTCCATCGCAAGGCGGATGCTGGGGCGCATGCGGCATACACGCAACCGCTCTTCGACGTCGTGGCGGCAGAGCGGGCAGTGGAAACGTGTACGAGGGCAGGTCTACCTGTGCTGATAGGTGTGTTACCACTACGAAGCTCGCGCCACGCCGAGTTCATGCATAACGAGGTGCCGGGCATCCACATTCCGGAGTGGATTCGGAAGCAGCTCGAAGATGCGGACGAGGCGGAAGCCGGCGAGATCGGCATTGCGCTCGCCCGAGACTTCGTGGCCCAGGTGCAGGGCATGGCGCAAGGGGTCTACCTGATGCCACCATTCGGCAACTACACCGTAGCGGCCGCCGTCATGGAAGCGCTGGGGCTGAGATGA
- the ilvC gene encoding ketol-acid reductoisomerase: MLMLHDADISSGPLVGKRVAVIGYGSQGRAQALCLRDSGVDVRIGVRRGPSWERAESDGLPVAEIADAAGEAHVVALLVPDSAHREVFSVVRPSLGLGKALVFAHGFSLLYGVVQPPSDADVVLVAPMGAGPTMRALYEQGAGVAGLVAVHQDATGSARQLALAYAKMLGCGRVGVMESTVREEAETDLFGEQAVLCGGLTALMLAGFDTLVEAGYPEEIAYFECIHQVKLLADLVHEHGIAGMRERISDTALYGDLTRGPRVVGDASRAAMRELLDEIRSGAFAREWLAEQESGQTNLQRLRDQAAQHPAEKVSRRLRR, from the coding sequence ATGCTCATGCTGCATGATGCCGACATCTCGTCCGGGCCGCTGGTCGGCAAGCGGGTAGCGGTTATCGGGTACGGTTCACAGGGACGGGCGCAGGCGCTGTGCCTACGCGACTCGGGGGTTGACGTGCGTATCGGTGTGCGCCGAGGCCCGAGCTGGGAGCGCGCGGAGAGCGATGGGCTGCCGGTTGCCGAGATCGCTGATGCAGCAGGCGAAGCGCACGTCGTCGCCCTGCTTGTGCCGGACAGCGCACACCGGGAGGTTTTCTCCGTGGTACGGCCGTCGCTCGGACTAGGCAAGGCGCTGGTGTTCGCGCACGGTTTCAGCCTGCTGTACGGCGTGGTGCAGCCGCCCAGCGACGCGGACGTGGTGCTGGTGGCGCCGATGGGGGCCGGCCCCACGATGCGCGCGCTTTACGAACAGGGCGCGGGCGTTGCCGGGTTGGTGGCGGTGCACCAGGACGCCACCGGCTCGGCTCGTCAGCTTGCCCTCGCCTATGCGAAAATGCTCGGCTGCGGGCGAGTCGGCGTGATGGAGAGTACGGTGCGGGAGGAGGCGGAGACCGACCTGTTCGGCGAGCAGGCGGTGCTGTGCGGGGGGCTGACGGCGCTGATGCTCGCGGGCTTCGACACACTCGTGGAGGCAGGCTACCCCGAGGAGATCGCGTACTTCGAGTGCATCCATCAGGTGAAACTGCTCGCCGACCTGGTGCACGAGCACGGCATTGCAGGCATGAGGGAGCGCATCTCGGACACTGCGCTGTACGGCGACCTGACACGCGGCCCTCGAGTGGTGGGCGATGCGAGCCGTGCGGCAATGCGGGAGCTGCTCGATGAGATACGTAGCGGCGCCTTCGCGCGCGAGTGGCTGGCTGAGCAGGAGAGCGGCCAGACCAACCTGCAGAGATTGCGAGACCAGGCAGCTCAGCACCCCGCTGAAAAGGTCTCGCGCAGGCTTCGGCGTTAG
- a CDS encoding response regulator, with translation MATRILITDDALFMRVTLKNILTKAGYEVIGEAANGVEAVEMYGKLHPDIVTMDITMPEMDGITALKEIKARYPDAKVVMCTAMGQQAMVKEAITSGAKDFIVKPFQPERVVEAVQKLEAA, from the coding sequence ATGGCTACGCGCATCCTGATTACCGACGACGCGCTGTTCATGCGGGTTACTCTGAAGAACATCCTGACAAAGGCAGGCTACGAAGTCATCGGGGAGGCCGCGAACGGCGTCGAGGCCGTCGAGATGTACGGGAAGCTGCATCCGGATATCGTGACCATGGACATCACGATGCCGGAGATGGATGGCATCACCGCGCTCAAGGAGATCAAGGCCCGCTATCCAGACGCGAAGGTGGTGATGTGCACGGCGATGGGGCAGCAGGCGATGGTAAAAGAGGCCATTACCTCGGGCGCCAAGGACTTCATCGTGAAGCCCTTCCAGCCGGAGCGCGTGGTCGAGGCGGTGCAGAAACTGGAGGCTGCATAG